A stretch of Kyrpidia spormannii DNA encodes these proteins:
- a CDS encoding alpha-D-ribose 1-methylphosphonate 5-phosphate C-P-lyase PhnJ, with protein sequence MNGVYNYAFIDENTKREVRRSLLKAVAIPGYQVPFGSRELPIARGWGTGGLQITLAIVGPSDIVKVIDQGDDDSVNACNLRELIHDTTGVTTTTDTRRATLIQTRHRIPEEKLTDRQILVLQVPYPEPLRWVEPSERETRRMHAERDYSKLWVFLYEDIVRWGEITLSHRYPVMVNGRYVMDPTPIPRFDVPKLHRAETLFLFGAGREKRIYAIPPHTDVVPLQFEDYEFRVEDFDGRVCARCGQGGTYLTEVFDRETGEVSYYCSDTSYCLKRQKRNLGQSVEIGGSWYA encoded by the coding sequence GTGAACGGTGTATACAATTATGCGTTTATCGATGAGAACACAAAACGAGAGGTGCGCCGCAGCCTTCTGAAGGCGGTGGCCATTCCCGGATATCAGGTGCCCTTCGGTTCCCGGGAGCTTCCCATCGCCCGGGGGTGGGGCACCGGAGGTTTGCAAATCACCCTGGCCATCGTTGGGCCGTCCGACATCGTGAAGGTGATCGACCAGGGGGACGACGACAGCGTGAACGCCTGCAATCTGCGGGAACTCATCCACGACACCACCGGGGTGACCACCACCACCGATACCCGACGGGCCACCTTGATCCAAACCCGACACCGGATTCCCGAGGAAAAGCTGACCGATCGGCAAATCCTCGTTCTTCAAGTTCCCTATCCCGAGCCGCTGCGCTGGGTGGAACCCAGCGAACGGGAGACCCGCCGGATGCACGCGGAACGCGATTACAGCAAACTCTGGGTGTTTTTGTATGAGGATATCGTCCGATGGGGAGAGATCACTCTTTCGCATCGGTATCCGGTCATGGTCAACGGCCGGTATGTGATGGATCCGACGCCGATCCCCCGATTTGATGTGCCAAAACTGCACCGGGCCGAGACCCTGTTCCTGTTCGGAGCCGGCCGGGAGAAGCGGATCTACGCGATCCCGCCCCACACCGACGTCGTTCCTCTCCAATTCGAGGATTATGAATTTCGGGTCGAGGATTTTGACGGCCGCGTGTGTGCCCGGTGCGGCCAGGGGGGCACGTATTTGACCGAAGTCTTTGATCGGGAGACCGGGGAAGTCAGCTATTATTGTTCAGATACCAGTTACTGCTTAAAAAGGCAGAAGCGGAATCTGGGTCAATCGGTGGAGATCGGGGGGTCATGGTATGCATGA
- the ald gene encoding alanine dehydrogenase — protein MRVGVPKEIKEREFRVGLTPAGVRDLVDAGHEVVVESGAGVGSGIDDAEYVRAGGRLGTAEEAWAADLVVKVKEPRPEEYRYFRENLILFTYLHLAADRELTEALRDAGMTAVAYETIQVDGGGLPLLAPMSEVAGRMAVQVGARFLEKPNGGAGVLLGGVPGVLPARVVVVGGGTVGTQAAKMAAGLGADVTIFDIDGGRLRALDDLFGGRVKTVMSSAYALAEAVRTADLVIGAVLIPGARAPKLVTREMVAQMRPGAVIVDVAVDQGGCVETADRVTTHDDPVYSVHGVVHYAVANMPGAVPRTSTFALTGATLPYVLKLARGGVKAALGDRPLLCGVNVARGRVTCRGVAEAFGFPWTDPRRVLEGAVAV, from the coding sequence ATGCGGGTAGGGGTGCCGAAGGAGATCAAGGAACGGGAGTTTCGGGTGGGGCTGACGCCGGCGGGGGTACGGGATCTGGTGGACGCCGGGCACGAGGTGGTGGTGGAATCCGGGGCCGGGGTCGGCAGCGGCATTGACGATGCGGAATACGTGCGGGCCGGTGGCCGCCTGGGCACGGCGGAAGAAGCGTGGGCCGCCGATCTGGTGGTCAAGGTCAAAGAGCCGCGGCCCGAAGAATACCGGTATTTTCGAGAAAATCTGATTCTGTTTACCTATCTGCACCTGGCCGCCGACCGGGAGCTGACCGAAGCGCTGCGGGATGCGGGCATGACGGCGGTGGCCTACGAAACGATCCAGGTGGATGGCGGCGGATTGCCCCTGCTCGCTCCCATGAGCGAGGTGGCTGGACGGATGGCGGTCCAGGTCGGGGCGAGGTTTTTGGAGAAGCCAAACGGCGGTGCCGGGGTGCTGCTCGGCGGCGTGCCGGGAGTGTTGCCGGCCCGGGTGGTGGTTGTGGGAGGGGGAACTGTAGGCACCCAGGCGGCGAAGATGGCGGCGGGGCTGGGGGCGGATGTGACGATTTTTGACATTGACGGCGGTCGGCTTCGGGCTCTGGATGATCTGTTCGGGGGCCGGGTGAAGACGGTGATGTCCAGCGCCTATGCCCTGGCCGAGGCGGTCAGGACGGCGGATCTGGTGATCGGGGCGGTTCTTATCCCCGGAGCCCGGGCGCCAAAATTGGTCACCCGGGAGATGGTGGCCCAGATGCGCCCGGGGGCGGTGATCGTCGACGTGGCGGTGGACCAGGGAGGTTGTGTGGAGACGGCGGACCGGGTGACCACCCATGATGATCCGGTGTATTCGGTGCACGGGGTGGTGCACTATGCGGTGGCCAACATGCCCGGGGCGGTGCCCCGGACGTCGACCTTTGCCCTGACGGGGGCGACGTTGCCTTATGTGTTAAAGCTGGCCAGAGGCGGGGTGAAGGCGGCCCTAGGCGATCGGCCGCTCCTTTGCGGAGTGAACGTGGCCCGGGGACGGGTGACCTGTCGGGGCGTGGCGGAAGCTTTTGGATTTCCCTGGACGGACCCCCGAAGGGTGCTGGAAGGCGCTGTGGCGGTGTAG
- a CDS encoding PHP domain-containing protein translates to MGIVDLHCHTRMSDSSRSIEEVIARAREVGVDHLAITDHDTTAGLHRAIEIGRAQGVNIVPGIEISAYDFARGRRAHLLGLYVEPGHPALEAFCRPMRERRHRASFEMVGKLQRAGYEITWEEVQRYARGGTGVYKQHIMHALIDRGYAESIYGPLYKRLFSRGENGQAGIAYTPVVYLDAREAIAAIRAAGGVPVLAHPGQFDNFAAVEEWVEAGLAGIEVYHPLHGPEEERRAKELARRFDLVITGGSDDHGFYGDPSHTLGCRDAGKACIDALQKRLRAIRG, encoded by the coding sequence ATGGGCATCGTGGATTTGCACTGCCATACCCGGATGTCCGACAGTTCTCGGTCCATCGAAGAGGTGATCGCCCGGGCCAGGGAAGTCGGTGTCGACCATCTGGCGATCACCGATCATGACACCACTGCGGGCCTGCACCGGGCGATCGAAATCGGAAGAGCGCAGGGCGTCAACATCGTGCCGGGAATCGAGATTTCTGCGTATGATTTCGCCAGGGGCAGGCGGGCGCATCTTTTGGGCCTGTACGTCGAGCCGGGACACCCGGCCCTGGAAGCCTTTTGTCGCCCCATGCGGGAGCGCCGACATCGGGCCTCTTTTGAGATGGTCGGCAAACTGCAGCGGGCGGGGTATGAAATCACGTGGGAAGAGGTGCAGCGGTATGCCCGAGGGGGGACCGGCGTGTACAAGCAGCACATCATGCACGCCCTGATCGACCGCGGTTATGCGGAGTCGATCTACGGTCCGCTTTATAAGCGGTTGTTTTCCCGGGGAGAGAACGGTCAGGCGGGGATTGCATATACGCCGGTTGTGTATCTCGACGCCCGGGAGGCCATTGCGGCGATTCGGGCGGCGGGCGGGGTTCCCGTTCTGGCCCACCCGGGGCAGTTTGACAATTTTGCCGCGGTGGAGGAATGGGTTGAGGCCGGCCTGGCGGGGATCGAAGTTTATCATCCCTTGCACGGACCGGAGGAAGAGCGGCGGGCGAAGGAGCTCGCCCGGAGATTCGACCTCGTCATCACGGGAGGCTCGGATGATCACGGGTTTTACGGGGATCCGAGCCATACCCTCGGATGCAGGGATGCCGGGAAGGCGTGTATCGACGCTTTGCAAAAACGCCTTCGGGCGATTCGCGGCTGA
- a CDS encoding NAD-dependent epimerase/dehydratase family protein, with product MAILVTGGFGFIGQTVVRMLRDYGKKVISVDRRFIDQDISTPLFRYYQADINDVGRLIEICREENVVSVIHTAAISHPVVSREVPYQTVVTNALGTASVFEAARICGIKRVVNFSSECVYGHNREVGKVSEMAPLEPTTPYGVTKMFTEHLGRVYSQLYGMEIPSLRPGWVYGPGQFMQCYLKTLLRNAIDGVPTHEPSGRDYRFHYVHVEDVAEAAILAATIDSVGSEAFNITAGFQVSFGEVVQEVKRLFPEADIDIGPGTIDYLDQNGEFDITKAKSILGYSPKYDLRTGIETYAAWLKEHAF from the coding sequence ATGGCGATTTTAGTTACAGGCGGGTTTGGCTTTATCGGACAGACAGTTGTTCGGATGTTGCGAGACTACGGTAAAAAAGTGATCAGTGTCGACAGAAGGTTTATTGATCAGGATATATCTACGCCTTTGTTTCGATATTACCAAGCAGATATCAACGACGTAGGCCGTCTGATAGAGATTTGTCGGGAGGAGAACGTTGTTTCGGTCATTCATACGGCTGCTATCAGCCACCCCGTTGTATCGCGCGAAGTTCCGTATCAAACAGTCGTCACGAATGCCTTAGGAACCGCATCTGTTTTTGAAGCAGCACGGATTTGTGGCATCAAACGTGTGGTAAACTTCAGTTCCGAGTGTGTCTATGGTCATAACAGAGAGGTTGGAAAGGTATCCGAGATGGCTCCATTAGAGCCGACTACGCCCTATGGTGTCACCAAGATGTTTACAGAACATCTTGGGCGCGTGTATTCACAGTTGTATGGTATGGAGATCCCGTCGCTTCGACCGGGATGGGTCTACGGACCAGGGCAATTTATGCAATGCTATTTGAAGACATTGTTGCGCAATGCCATAGATGGGGTTCCAACACATGAACCAAGCGGCCGTGATTACCGGTTCCACTATGTCCATGTGGAAGATGTTGCCGAGGCAGCCATTCTTGCAGCCACTATTGATAGTGTGGGATCTGAAGCGTTCAATATTACTGCCGGCTTCCAAGTCAGCTTTGGGGAAGTGGTACAGGAAGTCAAGCGACTGTTTCCAGAAGCTGATATCGACATTGGACCGGGTACAATCGATTATCTGGATCAGAACGGCGAATTCGATATCACCAAGGCAAAGTCCATACTAGGCTATAGCCCAAAGTATGATTTGCGAACCGGTATTGAGACCTATGCAGCGTGGCTAAAGGAGCATGCTTTTTGA
- a CDS encoding CoA-acylating methylmalonate-semialdehyde dehydrogenase, translating into MGTTVQEMRLKNFIGGMWQASQTDQVLPVPNPATGELLAEVPLSTAADVDRAVRAAREAFESWREVPVVERARVMFRWRELLVQRLEELARLVTTENGKTLGDARGEVWRGIEVVEFAAGMPTLMQGYVSPQVSRGIDMEMVRYPVGVVAGIVPFNFPMMVPMWMMPIALAAGNAFVLKPSERTPLTSMRLVELAMEAGIPEGVLNLVHGGKEVVDALLTHPGVDAVSFVGSQPVAEHVYRTAAAAGKRVQALAGAKNHHIVMPDANLEGAVHAIRNSGFGSAGQRCMACSVVVAVGSVGDPLVEALVEAGDRMRIGNGLEEGVELGPLIRVEHRARVVERIHQGLAEGAVMARDGRDAMERLPQGFFLGPTILDRVNPEMTVAREELFAPVLSVIRADSLEEAIGVVNRSRFGNSAVIYTESGAAARMFRETVQAGMLGVNVGVPVPMAFFPFSGWKNSFYGDLHATGRDGVEFYTRKKMVTSRWFGGGR; encoded by the coding sequence GTGGGAACGACGGTTCAGGAGATGCGGCTCAAAAATTTTATTGGCGGGATGTGGCAGGCATCTCAAACTGATCAAGTCTTGCCGGTGCCCAATCCGGCCACCGGGGAGCTTTTGGCAGAGGTGCCCCTGTCCACAGCTGCGGATGTGGACAGGGCGGTTCGGGCCGCCCGGGAGGCGTTTGAATCCTGGCGGGAAGTACCTGTGGTGGAGCGGGCCCGGGTGATGTTCCGGTGGCGGGAGCTTTTGGTCCAGCGGCTGGAGGAGCTGGCCCGCCTGGTGACCACCGAAAACGGCAAGACCCTGGGCGACGCCCGGGGCGAGGTGTGGCGCGGCATTGAAGTGGTGGAATTCGCGGCCGGGATGCCCACCCTCATGCAAGGGTACGTAAGTCCCCAGGTGTCCCGGGGGATCGACATGGAGATGGTCCGCTACCCCGTGGGTGTCGTGGCGGGCATCGTGCCCTTTAATTTTCCCATGATGGTGCCCATGTGGATGATGCCCATCGCCCTGGCGGCGGGGAATGCCTTCGTGTTGAAACCTTCGGAGCGGACCCCCTTGACTTCCATGCGATTGGTGGAGTTGGCCATGGAAGCCGGGATTCCCGAAGGGGTGCTCAATCTGGTTCACGGGGGCAAAGAGGTGGTGGACGCCCTCCTGACGCACCCCGGGGTGGATGCCGTTTCTTTTGTTGGCTCCCAGCCTGTAGCCGAGCACGTGTACCGGACGGCTGCGGCCGCGGGGAAACGGGTACAGGCTTTGGCCGGGGCGAAAAATCACCACATCGTGATGCCGGACGCGAATCTCGAAGGGGCGGTGCACGCCATCCGGAACTCTGGTTTCGGGTCGGCGGGTCAGCGCTGTATGGCCTGTAGTGTGGTGGTGGCGGTGGGATCGGTGGGTGATCCCTTGGTGGAGGCCTTGGTGGAAGCCGGGGACAGGATGCGGATCGGCAACGGCCTGGAGGAGGGGGTGGAGCTGGGGCCCTTGATTCGCGTCGAACACCGGGCCCGGGTGGTGGAGCGAATTCATCAGGGGCTGGCGGAAGGGGCGGTCATGGCCCGGGACGGCCGGGACGCCATGGAGCGGCTGCCCCAGGGGTTCTTCCTTGGGCCGACGATTCTGGACCGGGTGAATCCGGAGATGACGGTGGCTCGGGAAGAATTGTTCGCCCCGGTGCTGAGCGTCATTCGCGCGGACAGCTTGGAAGAGGCGATCGGGGTGGTGAATCGGTCCCGGTTCGGGAACTCGGCGGTGATCTACACCGAGAGCGGCGCGGCGGCCCGGATGTTCCGGGAGACGGTGCAAGCGGGGATGCTCGGCGTCAACGTCGGGGTGCCCGTGCCGATGGCCTTCTTCCCTTTCAGCGGCTGGAAAAATTCGTTTTATGGCGATCTGCACGCCACGGGGCGGGATGGGGTGGAATTTTACACAAGGAAGAAAATGGTGACTTCCCGCTGGTTCGGAGGCGGTCGGTGA
- a CDS encoding aspartate aminotransferase family protein: MLEQETLRETSGRPNLPEGRETREWIEKDRRYVWHHIQPYVASRDPMVVVKGDGAWVEDLEGNRYLDAMSGLWCVNLGYSQKALAEAAYQQLLEMPYFPLTQSHLPAIRLSEKLNEWLGGDYRVFYSNSGSEANEVAFKIARQYHAQRGEPTRWKILSRYRAYHGNSAGALAATGQAQRKYRYEPLAPGFVHVPPPYCYRCPFGQTHGSCGIECASAIEQVINWEEPKTVAAVIMEPTITGGGVIAPPPEYLGRVREICDKYGVLLIIDEVICGFGRSGRRFGHQNYGVQPDIVTMAKGITSAYLPLSATAVREELFEAFKEDEPYAHFRHVNTFGGNATACALAVRTLELMDEQGYVKRAEELGERLREALEPLAAHPNVGDLRFFGFMAGIELVADKATKEPAPSDFVGKVIAGCKRRGVIIGKNSDTVPQFNNVLTIAPPFVVTDEEVRLIATVLGEALEEAREG, translated from the coding sequence ATGTTGGAACAAGAAACCCTGAGGGAGACGTCGGGACGTCCGAACCTTCCCGAAGGAAGGGAGACCCGGGAGTGGATCGAGAAAGATCGGCGGTATGTGTGGCATCATATTCAGCCTTATGTGGCCAGCCGGGATCCGATGGTGGTGGTCAAAGGAGACGGGGCATGGGTGGAGGATCTGGAGGGGAATCGGTATCTCGATGCCATGTCCGGGCTGTGGTGCGTCAACCTCGGGTATTCCCAGAAGGCGTTGGCCGAAGCGGCCTATCAGCAGCTTCTAGAGATGCCGTATTTTCCATTGACCCAGAGTCACTTGCCGGCCATTCGGTTGAGTGAAAAATTAAACGAGTGGTTGGGCGGGGATTATCGGGTATTTTACTCGAACAGCGGGTCTGAAGCCAATGAGGTGGCTTTTAAAATCGCCAGGCAGTATCACGCCCAGCGGGGGGAGCCCACCCGGTGGAAAATCCTCTCCCGATACCGGGCGTACCATGGGAATTCGGCGGGGGCCCTGGCGGCCACGGGCCAGGCGCAGCGCAAATATCGTTATGAGCCTTTGGCTCCGGGGTTCGTGCACGTTCCGCCGCCGTATTGTTACCGGTGTCCCTTTGGGCAGACCCACGGGTCCTGCGGAATTGAGTGCGCGTCCGCCATCGAGCAGGTGATCAACTGGGAGGAGCCGAAAACAGTGGCCGCGGTGATCATGGAACCGACCATCACCGGGGGTGGGGTCATCGCGCCGCCGCCCGAGTATCTCGGCCGGGTGCGGGAGATTTGTGACAAGTACGGGGTTTTGCTCATTATCGACGAGGTGATCTGTGGATTCGGCCGGTCCGGGCGGCGGTTCGGCCACCAGAACTACGGGGTGCAGCCGGACATCGTCACCATGGCGAAAGGCATCACCAGCGCATATCTGCCCCTTTCGGCCACGGCGGTGCGGGAGGAGCTCTTCGAGGCGTTTAAGGAGGATGAGCCCTATGCCCATTTCCGCCATGTGAACACCTTCGGCGGCAACGCCACCGCCTGCGCCTTGGCTGTACGAACGTTGGAACTGATGGATGAGCAGGGATATGTCAAACGGGCGGAGGAGTTGGGCGAGAGGCTGCGGGAGGCGCTCGAACCCTTGGCGGCGCACCCGAACGTCGGCGACCTGCGGTTCTTCGGTTTCATGGCGGGCATTGAGCTGGTGGCCGATAAAGCGACCAAAGAGCCGGCGCCCTCGGACTTTGTCGGCAAGGTTATCGCCGGCTGCAAGCGCCGGGGCGTGATCATCGGCAAGAACAGCGACACGGTTCCCCAGTTTAACAACGTTCTCACCATCGCGCCGCCCTTCGTGGTGACCGACGAGGAGGTGAGGTTGATCGCCACGGTGCTGGGTGAGGCGCTGGAGGAGGCGAGGGAGGGGTGA
- a CDS encoding ATP-binding cassette domain-containing protein — MHEEEPLLRVRGMSKIYGPGCENCLLLTGPEVESNRCPRCGSIVSCGGVSLDVYPGEILGVVGESGSGKSTLIKTLCFDEEPTGGEMFLRGVDGGKTNLWTVSKQKKRWIRNHQMGVVYQNPHLGLRLDFSSGGNIAEKLIAADWYHVGRIRERARDLLAKTEIPIERMDEPPKRFSGGMQQRVQISKALANDPPLLLLDEVTTGLDVSVQAQILDVIRQLQRDLGITMIVVSHDFGVIRMLADRTVVMKNGRIVEEGLTDQIMEDPQHAYTQLLVNSMIW, encoded by the coding sequence ATGCATGAAGAGGAGCCGCTGCTCCGGGTGAGGGGGATGAGCAAAATCTATGGGCCGGGTTGTGAGAACTGTTTGCTTTTGACCGGCCCGGAAGTCGAGAGCAACCGCTGTCCGCGGTGCGGCTCGATCGTATCGTGCGGCGGCGTGAGTTTGGATGTGTACCCAGGAGAAATCCTCGGCGTCGTCGGGGAAAGCGGATCGGGGAAAAGCACCCTGATCAAAACCCTGTGCTTTGATGAGGAACCCACGGGCGGGGAGATGTTTCTTCGTGGCGTGGATGGGGGAAAGACCAATCTGTGGACGGTCAGCAAACAGAAGAAACGGTGGATCCGCAACCACCAGATGGGGGTGGTGTACCAGAATCCTCATCTGGGGCTGAGGCTCGATTTTTCCAGCGGGGGCAACATCGCCGAGAAACTGATTGCCGCGGATTGGTACCATGTGGGACGGATCCGGGAACGAGCCCGGGATCTGCTTGCAAAAACGGAAATTCCCATTGAGCGGATGGATGAGCCCCCCAAACGTTTCAGCGGCGGCATGCAGCAGCGGGTGCAAATCTCAAAAGCGTTGGCCAATGATCCCCCGCTGCTCCTGTTGGACGAGGTGACCACGGGGCTGGACGTGTCGGTGCAGGCGCAGATTTTGGATGTGATCCGGCAGCTTCAGCGGGATCTCGGCATCACGATGATCGTCGTGTCCCACGATTTTGGGGTCATTCGCATGTTGGCCGACCGGACCGTGGTCATGAAAAACGGCAGAATCGTGGAAGAGGGTTTGACAGATCAAATCATGGAAGACCCCCAACACGCGTATACCCAACTGTTGGTGAACTCCATGATTTGGTGA
- a CDS encoding phosphonate C-P lyase system protein PhnL — translation MAVILDVKGLHKIFRIHHTGKTIVGVGGVHFSLEEGEFLGITGKSGSGKSSLLKCIFRTYLPTRGTMVYCSERYGAIDLAQATEQQVIALRRREIGYASQFLNVLPRLTAMEVVVGKALEAGVSRDAAEREAREILRRFQLPEKLWDTYPHTFSGGEKLRLNLAKEMVKRPRLFLLDEPTASLDESSKRIVRDLLGEFKRAGTSMIGIFHDLDFMEQVVDREIRMNDGVIAGDIPA, via the coding sequence ATGGCTGTGATTCTCGACGTGAAGGGGCTCCACAAGATCTTTCGGATCCATCATACCGGGAAGACCATCGTCGGCGTGGGTGGAGTGCATTTTTCCCTTGAGGAAGGGGAATTCCTCGGCATCACCGGGAAGAGCGGATCGGGAAAATCCAGTTTGCTCAAGTGCATTTTTCGCACCTATCTACCCACCCGGGGGACCATGGTGTATTGCTCGGAACGTTATGGCGCCATTGATCTGGCCCAGGCGACCGAGCAACAGGTGATCGCCCTGCGCCGCCGGGAGATCGGCTATGCCTCGCAATTCTTGAATGTGCTGCCCAGGTTGACGGCCATGGAGGTGGTCGTGGGGAAGGCCCTGGAGGCCGGCGTCTCCCGGGATGCGGCGGAACGGGAGGCCCGGGAGATCCTGCGGCGTTTTCAATTGCCCGAGAAACTGTGGGATACGTATCCCCACACCTTCAGCGGCGGGGAGAAGCTCCGGCTGAATCTGGCCAAGGAAATGGTGAAACGTCCTCGGCTGTTTCTCCTGGATGAACCGACTGCGTCCCTGGACGAATCTTCGAAGCGGATTGTTCGCGATTTGCTCGGGGAGTTCAAACGGGCGGGCACCAGCATGATCGGGATTTTTCACGATCTCGATTTTATGGAACAAGTGGTGGATCGGGAGATCCGGATGAACGACGGGGTGATCGCCGGCGACATCCCCGCCTGA
- a CDS encoding SDR family NAD(P)-dependent oxidoreductase, translating into MATFQNKWVMITGAGSGIGKSVALTFAEKGANVILNDLPSQASVYQVKERVERHGVQCLVKLGDVSSSGEVNKLFVGIERLDILVNNAGFLKESVFTELSDDEWDKMVKVHLYGAFYCARAAVKLMMKQRAGRIVNIASDLGQLGCERLAHYSAAKGGVIALTKSLARELAPYGILVNAVAPGGTLTPLVERLGPEYVAEESARYPLKRLGRPEEIANVVAFLASDDSSFMTGQVVGVNGGGVMYG; encoded by the coding sequence GTGGCGACGTTCCAGAACAAATGGGTCATGATTACCGGTGCCGGGAGTGGGATCGGAAAGTCTGTGGCACTGACGTTTGCAGAAAAGGGTGCCAATGTGATTCTCAATGATCTACCGTCTCAGGCATCAGTTTATCAAGTGAAAGAACGGGTTGAGCGACATGGCGTCCAATGCCTAGTGAAACTCGGAGACGTGTCCAGTTCAGGAGAAGTTAACAAGCTGTTTGTGGGTATTGAACGCCTTGACATTCTAGTGAACAATGCTGGGTTCCTCAAAGAAAGTGTGTTTACTGAACTGTCGGACGATGAGTGGGATAAAATGGTTAAAGTTCATCTGTATGGCGCGTTTTATTGTGCCCGAGCAGCTGTAAAGTTGATGATGAAACAGAGAGCGGGACGCATTGTCAACATAGCATCAGACTTGGGGCAATTGGGATGTGAGCGACTGGCTCATTATTCAGCTGCAAAAGGCGGTGTGATAGCCTTGACAAAAAGTTTGGCTCGTGAACTAGCTCCTTACGGTATCCTTGTCAACGCTGTGGCGCCTGGAGGGACCCTGACACCACTGGTTGAGCGCCTTGGACCGGAATATGTCGCTGAAGAGTCCGCTAGATACCCGCTTAAGCGTTTGGGACGACCAGAAGAAATTGCGAACGTCGTTGCGTTCCTTGCATCTGATGATTCAAGTTTTATGACTGGGCAGGTTGTTGGCGTCAATGGCGGAGGCGTGATGTACGGTTAA
- a CDS encoding APC family permease encodes MRFSDFIGYDKHGEIKELPTTLQKDKLGTTGVSLAALGFNAPAWVAASSMSLLYAINGTGSPLAILVAYIFPMLVLALSLVYLTRKAPSAGGIFAFATKFLHPKIGTVLGWAYVVMCATVTPMTAVIGAEYIQALVPALQGVLQAKIIGTILVIVFLGVCLRGIEMTARAAGTFLVFEVAVVVGLGILGISRPHVNVSFHDLYSVTGAGGWAALASGVLFGLWMLANFDSAINLIEEAKVPVRTVQRSLIIVLTSAFVIYSVAAIGWQMAVPVERLAKIVENGNGGPIAAVAQTYLPNWLSWIAVFVVITSSCAGLQISLTSGSRAAYRMSRDRHLPPVLHRTNKHKAPWVAMMLVSAYAIVLVWLKPLAELQWYYDVVTITLVLSYLTALTAFIVVQFRERRLGTAFTSSILPALSIIVLADIGYTAGANPSSPSDLYNAWYMGALVIVTGLMWVWYGSRKRKIDKVPVEAPELEFQED; translated from the coding sequence ATGAGGTTCTCGGATTTTATCGGATATGATAAACACGGCGAAATCAAGGAGCTACCCACCACATTGCAGAAAGATAAACTCGGGACAACGGGAGTGTCTTTGGCTGCACTTGGATTTAATGCTCCAGCATGGGTTGCGGCCTCTTCCATGTCATTACTGTATGCAATCAATGGCACCGGCTCCCCACTCGCAATTCTAGTTGCATATATTTTCCCAATGCTGGTGCTAGCATTATCCCTGGTCTATCTAACTCGAAAAGCTCCAAGTGCTGGAGGGATATTTGCGTTCGCGACGAAATTTCTTCACCCAAAAATCGGGACTGTTCTCGGTTGGGCGTATGTCGTTATGTGTGCCACGGTAACACCTATGACGGCTGTCATTGGTGCTGAATATATACAGGCGTTGGTTCCTGCTTTGCAAGGCGTTCTTCAAGCTAAAATCATAGGGACGATTCTCGTCATCGTGTTTCTAGGAGTGTGTCTGCGGGGCATAGAAATGACGGCGCGCGCCGCTGGTACGTTCTTGGTGTTTGAAGTTGCCGTTGTGGTAGGCCTGGGGATCCTCGGTATTAGTCGACCACACGTCAATGTATCATTTCACGATTTATATTCAGTAACCGGGGCCGGCGGCTGGGCGGCATTAGCGAGTGGAGTCTTGTTTGGCCTATGGATGTTAGCGAATTTCGATTCCGCAATTAACCTAATTGAGGAGGCCAAGGTTCCTGTTCGTACCGTTCAACGCTCGTTAATCATCGTTCTGACAAGTGCTTTTGTAATCTATAGTGTTGCCGCGATTGGTTGGCAGATGGCTGTCCCTGTTGAGCGATTGGCCAAAATTGTGGAAAACGGAAACGGAGGCCCGATCGCAGCCGTTGCCCAGACCTATCTACCTAACTGGTTGAGTTGGATTGCTGTATTTGTGGTGATTACTTCTTCGTGTGCCGGTTTACAAATCTCGCTGACATCTGGGTCTCGAGCTGCCTATCGGATGAGTCGAGATAGGCATTTGCCTCCGGTTCTACACCGAACCAATAAGCATAAAGCTCCTTGGGTGGCGATGATGCTCGTCTCTGCCTATGCCATCGTTTTAGTGTGGCTTAAACCTTTGGCCGAACTCCAGTGGTACTATGACGTGGTTACAATTACTCTGGTGCTATCATATCTAACAGCATTAACGGCTTTTATCGTAGTTCAGTTTAGAGAAAGAAGACTCGGAACTGCTTTCACCTCTAGTATTCTTCCGGCGCTGTCTATCATTGTACTAGCGGACATTGGATATACCGCCGGGGCGAACCCATCGTCGCCTTCCGACCTCTATAATGCATGGTACATGGGGGCTCTGGTGATTGTTACAGGGTTGATGTGGGTCTGGTACGGTTCTCGGAAACGAAAAATAGACAAAGTTCCCGTCGAAGCGCCAGAATTAGAATTTCAGGAGGACTAG